The Mytilus trossulus isolate FHL-02 chromosome 3, PNRI_Mtr1.1.1.hap1, whole genome shotgun sequence genome contains a region encoding:
- the LOC134712861 gene encoding dopamine receptor 3-like translates to MNENISALNGSLNVTDGGEEEQELRWGMLSLLALIFCTTLGNLLVCLAVIWDRRLQNMTNYFLMSLAIADFLVSILVMPFGMVVEIYGTFPFRAELCMFWVTMDVLMCTASIWHMCTMSMDRYFTLKYPMRYGRNKTKMMVVLKIFFVWAVSITISSPLCIYGIQDSKYILNDGLCAPAIEDFVIYGSVFAFYIPLIIMLVTYVLTIRILWQNQVNMQRIDRSDLRYKQKKDKKKKSFKAYLSPPSDEGSQRHSVEQLESDTDNTILASIPVLPQKDHLYTEKVCKKIPKPKQNWERRKASSFTCLPTYPKYTTIKPKEQTSDLLRVNSIENVSKGKNLFGASSFCNLNDTDIPFGGGMRNVMFHSCGNLDFKSAGWKQNYFQIQSEMDQIIRDGEKETKRPTPESLSDMKLHKIQDWSEIKFHKMQDSMSDIKVNRIQDSVLDMKLQKIPDSILDTKITKLDDSLSDIKLHDLSEDSGAPNLLGLPASKVVSESEDSLDETSSSGSDFLTIKLRPQSFHMYKLNTSVQTSSSPLLGNSTIKNHVNGFCQKMYDTTKSSESLASSSDRPEVSRSIKSLLHKFNKAQDAKHTMSRKATSNEKKASKVLGIIFGVFVVLWTPFFFVNILSGFCESCMAFVTPYMMSIFLWMGYVASLANPIIYTMFNTAFRRAFIRILKCHLCTKGHIRSDIYNGTSFPTSHNITNDRRNTVTVLIKDEIR, encoded by the exons atgaatgaaaatatttcTGCCTTAAATGGAAGTCTTAATGTGACGGATGGTGGCGAAGAGGAACAAGAATTACGATGGGGAATGCTATCTTTGTTAGCTTTGATATTTTGTACAACGTTAGGAAATTTATTAGTGTGCCTTGCAGTAATATGGGATCGACGATTACAGAATATGACAAATTATTTCCTCATGTCTCTTGCCATTGCAGATTTCCTCGTCTCAATTCTAGTCATGCCTTTTGGCATGGTTGTAGAAATTTATG gtaCATTTCCTTTCCGAGCTGAGTTATGTATGTTCTGGGTGACAATGGATGTACTCATGTGCACAGCCTCCATTTGGCACATGTGTACAATGTCGATGGATaggtattttacattaaaatatccGATGCGATATGGACGAAACAAGACTAAAATGATGGTTGTGttgaaaatattctttgtaTGGGCCGTTTCCATAACGATCAGTAGTCCTCTCTGTATTTATGGAATTCAAGACAGTAAATATATCTTAAACGACGGACTCTGTGCTCCAGCCATTGAAGACTTTGTAATATATGGGTCAGTGTTCGCCTTCTACATTCCGTTAATTATAATGCTAGTTACTTATGTACTCACAATCAGAATTCTGTGGCAAAATCAAGTTAACATGCAAAGGATTGACAGATCAGATTTAagatataaacaaaagaaagataaaaagaaaaagtctTTCAAAGCATATCTGTCACCACCCAGTGATGAAGGCTCACAACGGCATAGTGTGGAACAGCTTGAGAGCGATACCGATAATACCATACTGGCTTCAATTCCAGTGCTTCCTCAAAAGGACCATCTTTATACAGAGAAAGTCTGCAAAAAGATCCCAAAACCCAAACAGAACTGGGAAAGGCGTAAAGCCTCTTCTTTCACATGTCTGCCAACGTATCCTAAATATACAACCATTAAACCAAAAGAACAGACATCAGATTTATTACGTGttaattctattgaaaatgtttcaaaaggAAAAAATCTATTTGGTGCTTCCTCTTTCTGTAACTTAAATGACACGGATATTCCATTTGGAGGTGGTATGAGAAATGTTATGTTTCACAGTTGTGGAAATCTGGATTTTAAATCGGCAGGGTGGAAACAAAATTATTTCCAGATTCAAAGCGAAATGGACCAAATTATAAGAGACGGAGAAAAGGAGACTAAAAGACCTACACCTGAGTCACTGTCTGATATGAAACTTCACAAAATACAGGACTGGTCAGAAATCAAGTTTCATAAAATGCAAGACTCAATGTCAGACATTAAGGTTAATAGAATACAAGACTCAGTTTTGGACATGAAGCTCCAAAAAATACCTGATTCAATACTGGATACAAAAATAACCAAACTGGATGACTCATTGTCTGATATAAAACTTCATGATCTTTCCGAGGATAGTGGTGCTCCTAACTTACTCGGCCTGCCGGCATCAAAGGTCGTATCAGAATCAGAGGACTCATTAGATGAAACGTCTTCATCTGGCTCAGACTTTCTTACGATTAAACTTCGTCCGCAATCTTTCCATATGTATAAACTAAACACATCAGTACAGACATCTTCAAGTCCACTATTAGGGAATTCAACCATAAAAAATCATGTGAATGGATTCTGtcaaaaaatgtatgatacCACAAAATCAAGTGAGTCTCTAGCTTCTTCATCAGACAGACCTGAAGTCTCGAGGAGTATCAAAAGTCTCCTTCACAAATTTAACAAAGCTCAGGACGCTAAGCACACCATGTCAAGAAAGGCTACTTCTAATGAGAAAAAGGCGTCAAAAGTACTAGGAATAATATTTGGTGTATTTGTAGTTTTGTGGACACCAttcttttttgtaaacatactGTCTGGATTCTGTGAGTCTTGTATGGCGTTTGTGACTCCTTACATGATGTCCATTTTCCTATGGATGGGTTACGTGGCTTCGTTAGCAAACCCTATTATTTACACAATGTTCAACACAGCATTTCGTAGAGCTtttattagaattttaaaatgtcatttatgtACAAAGGGACATATAAGATCCGATATATACAATGGTACAAGTTTCCCAACATCCCATAATATCACAAATGATCGTAGAAATACAGTGACAGTTTTAATTAAGGATGAGATTAGATAA